A section of the Mobula hypostoma chromosome 8 unlocalized genomic scaffold, sMobHyp1.1 SUPER_8_unloc_2, whole genome shotgun sequence genome encodes:
- the LOC134341177 gene encoding CD276 antigen-like isoform X3, producing MPVLILTMCLTIVTAAESALQQVTGTFGREVTLPCQGTATYRRVYWQKSEPPSTREKVVNARCLPSEPCLELVDPAYANRSEILANSTTGNFSLLLRDLVVADEGVYKCILQSNGVISQRMVNLSIEAEYSQPEVRQLPLDDVRTGNTVNLICTSSSGYPLATLHWVKESTGEALGKGHNLTSYSQDHWRMYQLYSELQLPVDHGPISCLLRTRRGKVLPSAQFTAASERLNSLGQTDAIHGVSGGQPGFGQLSRTVVIIISILAWISP from the exons ATGCCGGTACTGATTCTGACCATGTGTCTGACCATCGTCACCGCTGCAG AATCTGCACTGCAACAAGTCACAGGGACGTTCGGAAGAGAGGTTACCCTGCCCTGCCAAGGCACAGCCACATACAGGCGGGTGTACTGGCAGAAGAGTGAGCCCCCGAGCACCAGGGAGAAAGTGGTGAATGCTCGCTGCCTCCCTTCAGAGCCATGCTTGGAGCTTGTTGACCCTGCTTATGCCAACCGCTCTGAGATCCTCGCCAACAGCACCACAGGGAATTTCTCCCTGCTGCTCCGTGATCTCGTCGTGGCTGATGAAGGGGTGTACAAATGCATCCTCCAGAGCAATGGAGTCATCTCTCAGAGAATGGTCAACCTCAGTATCGAAG CTGAATACAGCCAGCCAGAAGTGAGGCAGTTGCCCCTTGATGATGTCCGGACCGGTAACACGGTGAACCTGATCTGCACCTCCTCGAGCGGGTATCCCCTCGCCACACTCCACTGGGTTAAAGAGAGCACTGGGGAGGCCCTCGGCAAAGGCCACAATCTCACCAGCTACAGCCAGGACCACTGGAGGATGTACCAGTTATACAGCGAGCTGCAGCTCCCGGTGGATCATGGCCCCATCTCCTGTTTGCTCAGGACCCGGAGGGGCAAGGTCCTGCCCTCTGCCCAATTCACGG CAGCCAGCGAACGTCTGAATTCATTGGGTCAGACTGACGCCATTCATGGAGTGTCTGGGGGGCAACCAGGCTTCGGCCAGCTCAGTCGCACCGTTGTCATCATTATCTCCATCCTCGCCTGGATCAGCCCCTAG